The following proteins are encoded in a genomic region of Hirundo rustica isolate bHirRus1 chromosome 3, bHirRus1.pri.v3, whole genome shotgun sequence:
- the PLAGL1 gene encoding zinc finger protein PLAGL1 isoform X1 encodes MSTDLLWCEDCGKSLIGECKLHGPLIRAKDRVIPSRARLTLPHYLTLRVLELRAGNQQILGVFAKKVIQKRTQFGPYVGQLSTKLTCYDESRLVLQVLKDGGKYFLDTPNEDCGNWMMFVRLARNQEEQTLVAYQHCGEVYFTTVKPIEPHTELKVWYAADYAKFMEASAVFIKEESDVSPLPPVAKEPVDPWICSSCGSTFATFALLESHQCIHKDRVLPTRFRPPNKLGPVKAKSKLKGKLRGASLGKSITQCFGTISCSSAAKFSCASSGSTCGALVRFIPKWRNGRSSLLKGKEVKQPDGYPCRLCGKIFDSIDKLTVHTYAHKGDRPFKCSQHGCTKAFISKYKLLRHSATHSPQKSHQCGYCEKTFHRKDHLKNHLQTHDPNKMAFKCEECGKKYNTKLGYKRHLALHAATSGDLTCRVCAQEFGGTEVLLEHLKSHAGKPTGNMKEKKHKCDHCERQFYTRKDVRRHMVVHTGCKDFLCQFCAQRFGRKDHLTRHTRKTHPQELLKSRLQNGDSVGLLDQLFSYRLKEDASMLSPLPERVPVPNGIVNSSETEEYNCSHLHSQPSLETALPLESSPQLQRMGCADSLPAVPPTPCSAAVPINLNLHQPNKYDLTSTSFATGSLKNLPIKVDVKGYNVHLLEDLPLPEPQFLHKISMEEASSGLVGDTNKYPAHKETEAASETASLPFMDLTHVMGFWQLPPGDNQNTLGDITMAFGSEEPSHRLNGLGQQQGLQLATGGMAINQLHHLPRSFPSTTNSVTLPHFHHAFK; translated from the exons TTCTTGGTGTATTTGCAAAGAAAGTAATACAGAAGAGAACACAATTTGGCCCTTATGTTGGTCAACTGTCTACAAAACTGACCTGCTATGATGAGAGCAGGCTAGTCCTGCAG GTGTTGAAAGATGGAGGGAAATACTTTCTGGACACTCCCAATGAGGACTGTGGAAACTGGATGATGTTTGTCCGGCTAGCCCGGAACCAAGAAGAACAGACCCTCGTGGCTTATCAGCACTGTGGAGAAGTCTACTTCACAACAGTTAAG CCAATTGAACCCCACACAGAATTGAAAGTATGGTATGCTGCCGATTATGCCAAATTTATGGAAGCTTCTGCAGTCTTCATTAAAGAAGAATCAGATGTCTCTCCTTTGCCTCCAGTAGCA AAAGAGCCCGTAGACCCTTGGATATGCTCCAGCTGTGGAAGCACTTTTGCAACTTTTGCTCTGTTGGAATCTCACCAGTGCATCCATAAAGACCGAGTCCTTCCTACGAGGTTCAGACCACCAAATAAATTGGGACCtgtaaaagcaaaaagcaaactCAAAGGGAAACTGAGAGGAGCATCATTAGGCAAAAGCATTACTCAATGCTTTGGGACCATTTCCTGTTCCTCTGCTGCAAAgttcagctgtgccagctcaggAAGCACTTGTGGTGCCCTTGTAAGGTTTATACCTAAATGGAGGAATGGTCGGTCTTCACtgctgaagggaaaagaagTGAAGCAGCCAGACGGTTATCCCTGCCGACTCTGTGGGAAGATATTTGATTCCATTGACAAGCTCACAGTCCACACTTATGCGCACAAAGGGGATCGTCCCTTCAAGTGTTCACAGCACGGATGCACAAAAGCCTTCATTTCCAAATACAAACTGCTCAG gcATTCGGCCACTCATTCTCCGCAGAAATCTCACCAGTGTGGCTACTGTGAAAAGACCTTTCACAGGAAAGACCATCTAAAGAATCACCTTCAGACTCATGACCCCAACAAGATGGCCTTCAAGTGCGAAGAGTGTGGCAAGAAGTACAACACCAAGCTAGGCTATAAGAGACACTTGGCTCTTCATGCTGCCACCAGTGGGGACCTCACGTGTAGGGTGTGTGCCCAAGAGTTTGGTGGTACTGAGGTTCTGTTGGAACACCTCAAAAGTCATGCAGGGAAACCGACTGGCAAtatgaaggaaaagaagcatAAGTGTGACCACTGTGAGCGTCAGTTCTATACCCGGAAAGATGTGCGACGTCACATGGTGGTTCACACGGGCTGCAAAGACTTCCTGTGCCAGTTCTGTGCCCAAAGGTTTGGGCGGAAGGACCACTTGACACGCCATACTAGGAAGACTCATCCACAGGAACTGCTGAAGAGCAGGTTGCAGAATGGAGACTCTGTGGGTCTCCTTGACCAGCTCTTTTCATACAGACTGAAGGAGGATGCCAGCATGCTGTCCCCCCTTCCTGAAAGGGTGCCTGTGCCGAATGGGATTGTGAATAGTTCAGAAACAGAGGAATACAACTGCTCACATCTTCATTCCCAGCCAAGCTTAGAAACTGCTCTTCCTCTTGAGTCTTCTCCTCAATTGCAAAGGATGGGCTGTGCAGACAGCCTCCCAGCTGTCCCTCCCACACCATGTTCAGCAGCTGTCCCTATCAACCTGAACCTTCATCAGCCCAACAAATATGACCTTACTTCTACCTCATTTGCCACAGGATCCCTCAAGAATCTACCAATAAAAGTGGATGTTAAAGGTTACAATGTGCATCTTCTCGAGGACCTGCCATTACCAGAACCTCAGTTTCTCCACAAAATCAGTATGGAGGAAGCTTCCTCAGGGCTTGTAGGGGATACTAACAAGTATCCAGCGCACAAAGAGACAGAGGCAGCAAGTGAAACTGCAAGCCTGCCTTTCATGGATCTCACTCATGTGATGGGTTTCTGGCAGCTCCCACCAGGAGACAACCAGAACACTCTTGGGGACATCACAATGGCATTTGGCTCAGAGGAACCGTCACACAGGCTGAATGGCCTCGGCCAACAGCAAGGTCTTCAGCTAGCCACTGGGGGGATGGCCATAAACCAGCTGCATCATCTTCCTCGCTCCTTTCCATCCACTACAAATTCTGTAACACTGCCTCACTTTCACCATGCCTTCAAGTAA
- the PLAGL1 gene encoding zinc finger protein PLAGL1 isoform X2, whose protein sequence is MMFVRLARNQEEQTLVAYQHCGEVYFTTVKPIEPHTELKVWYAADYAKFMEASAVFIKEESDVSPLPPVAKEPVDPWICSSCGSTFATFALLESHQCIHKDRVLPTRFRPPNKLGPVKAKSKLKGKLRGASLGKSITQCFGTISCSSAAKFSCASSGSTCGALVRFIPKWRNGRSSLLKGKEVKQPDGYPCRLCGKIFDSIDKLTVHTYAHKGDRPFKCSQHGCTKAFISKYKLLRHSATHSPQKSHQCGYCEKTFHRKDHLKNHLQTHDPNKMAFKCEECGKKYNTKLGYKRHLALHAATSGDLTCRVCAQEFGGTEVLLEHLKSHAGKPTGNMKEKKHKCDHCERQFYTRKDVRRHMVVHTGCKDFLCQFCAQRFGRKDHLTRHTRKTHPQELLKSRLQNGDSVGLLDQLFSYRLKEDASMLSPLPERVPVPNGIVNSSETEEYNCSHLHSQPSLETALPLESSPQLQRMGCADSLPAVPPTPCSAAVPINLNLHQPNKYDLTSTSFATGSLKNLPIKVDVKGYNVHLLEDLPLPEPQFLHKISMEEASSGLVGDTNKYPAHKETEAASETASLPFMDLTHVMGFWQLPPGDNQNTLGDITMAFGSEEPSHRLNGLGQQQGLQLATGGMAINQLHHLPRSFPSTTNSVTLPHFHHAFK, encoded by the exons ATGATGTTTGTCCGGCTAGCCCGGAACCAAGAAGAACAGACCCTCGTGGCTTATCAGCACTGTGGAGAAGTCTACTTCACAACAGTTAAG CCAATTGAACCCCACACAGAATTGAAAGTATGGTATGCTGCCGATTATGCCAAATTTATGGAAGCTTCTGCAGTCTTCATTAAAGAAGAATCAGATGTCTCTCCTTTGCCTCCAGTAGCA AAAGAGCCCGTAGACCCTTGGATATGCTCCAGCTGTGGAAGCACTTTTGCAACTTTTGCTCTGTTGGAATCTCACCAGTGCATCCATAAAGACCGAGTCCTTCCTACGAGGTTCAGACCACCAAATAAATTGGGACCtgtaaaagcaaaaagcaaactCAAAGGGAAACTGAGAGGAGCATCATTAGGCAAAAGCATTACTCAATGCTTTGGGACCATTTCCTGTTCCTCTGCTGCAAAgttcagctgtgccagctcaggAAGCACTTGTGGTGCCCTTGTAAGGTTTATACCTAAATGGAGGAATGGTCGGTCTTCACtgctgaagggaaaagaagTGAAGCAGCCAGACGGTTATCCCTGCCGACTCTGTGGGAAGATATTTGATTCCATTGACAAGCTCACAGTCCACACTTATGCGCACAAAGGGGATCGTCCCTTCAAGTGTTCACAGCACGGATGCACAAAAGCCTTCATTTCCAAATACAAACTGCTCAG gcATTCGGCCACTCATTCTCCGCAGAAATCTCACCAGTGTGGCTACTGTGAAAAGACCTTTCACAGGAAAGACCATCTAAAGAATCACCTTCAGACTCATGACCCCAACAAGATGGCCTTCAAGTGCGAAGAGTGTGGCAAGAAGTACAACACCAAGCTAGGCTATAAGAGACACTTGGCTCTTCATGCTGCCACCAGTGGGGACCTCACGTGTAGGGTGTGTGCCCAAGAGTTTGGTGGTACTGAGGTTCTGTTGGAACACCTCAAAAGTCATGCAGGGAAACCGACTGGCAAtatgaaggaaaagaagcatAAGTGTGACCACTGTGAGCGTCAGTTCTATACCCGGAAAGATGTGCGACGTCACATGGTGGTTCACACGGGCTGCAAAGACTTCCTGTGCCAGTTCTGTGCCCAAAGGTTTGGGCGGAAGGACCACTTGACACGCCATACTAGGAAGACTCATCCACAGGAACTGCTGAAGAGCAGGTTGCAGAATGGAGACTCTGTGGGTCTCCTTGACCAGCTCTTTTCATACAGACTGAAGGAGGATGCCAGCATGCTGTCCCCCCTTCCTGAAAGGGTGCCTGTGCCGAATGGGATTGTGAATAGTTCAGAAACAGAGGAATACAACTGCTCACATCTTCATTCCCAGCCAAGCTTAGAAACTGCTCTTCCTCTTGAGTCTTCTCCTCAATTGCAAAGGATGGGCTGTGCAGACAGCCTCCCAGCTGTCCCTCCCACACCATGTTCAGCAGCTGTCCCTATCAACCTGAACCTTCATCAGCCCAACAAATATGACCTTACTTCTACCTCATTTGCCACAGGATCCCTCAAGAATCTACCAATAAAAGTGGATGTTAAAGGTTACAATGTGCATCTTCTCGAGGACCTGCCATTACCAGAACCTCAGTTTCTCCACAAAATCAGTATGGAGGAAGCTTCCTCAGGGCTTGTAGGGGATACTAACAAGTATCCAGCGCACAAAGAGACAGAGGCAGCAAGTGAAACTGCAAGCCTGCCTTTCATGGATCTCACTCATGTGATGGGTTTCTGGCAGCTCCCACCAGGAGACAACCAGAACACTCTTGGGGACATCACAATGGCATTTGGCTCAGAGGAACCGTCACACAGGCTGAATGGCCTCGGCCAACAGCAAGGTCTTCAGCTAGCCACTGGGGGGATGGCCATAAACCAGCTGCATCATCTTCCTCGCTCCTTTCCATCCACTACAAATTCTGTAACACTGCCTCACTTTCACCATGCCTTCAAGTAA